A region of Microtus ochrogaster isolate Prairie Vole_2 linkage group LG1, MicOch1.0, whole genome shotgun sequence DNA encodes the following proteins:
- the Gadd45b gene encoding growth arrest and DNA damage-inducible protein GADD45 beta: MTLEELVASDNAAQKMQAVTAAVEQLLVAAQRQDRLTVGVYEAAKLMNVDPDSVVLCLLAIDEEEEDDIALQIHFTLIQSFCCDNDIDIVRVSGMQRLAQLLGEPAETLGTTEARDLHCLLVTNCHTDTWKSQGLVEVASYCEESRGNNQWVPYISLEER, from the exons ATGACGCTGGAAGAGCTGGTGGCGAGCGACAACGCGGCTCAGAA GATGCAGGCGGTGACCGCCGCGGTGGAGCAGCTGCTGGTGGCCGCGCAGCGTCAGGATCGCCTCACCGTGGGGGTGTACGAGGCGGCCAAACTGATGAATGT GGACCCTGACAGCGTGGTCTTGTGCCTCCTCGCCatagatgaagaggaggaggatgacatCGCCTTGCAGATCCACTTCACCCTGATCCAGTCGTTCTGCTGTGACAATGACATTGACATCGTCAGGGTATCCGGCATGCAGAGGCTGGCGCAGCTCCTGGGGGAACCGGCAGAGACACTGGGCACCACTGAGGCCCGAGACCTGCACTGTCTTCTGGTCACG AACTGTCACACAGATACCTGGAAAAGCCAAGGCTTGGTGGAGGTGGCCAGTTATTGTGAAGAGAGCAGGGGAAATAACCAATGGGTCCCCTATATCTCTTTAGAAGAACGCTGA
- the Lmnb2 gene encoding lamin-B2 isoform X1 gives MSAPHRGSRGYPRAAASAMASLPPRAGPATPLSPARLSRLQEKEELRELNDRLAHYIDRVRSLELENDRLLLRISEKEEVTTREVSGIKALYESELADARRVLDETARERARLQIEIGKLQAELDEARKSAKKREGELTVAQGRVKDLESLFHRSEAELASALSDKHGLETDVAELRAQLAKAEDGHAVAKKQLEKETLMRVDLENRCQSLQEELGFSKSVFEEEVRETRRRHERRLVEVDSSRQQEYDFKMAQALEELRSQHDEQVRLYRLELEQTYQAKLDNAKLSSDQNDKAASAAREELKEARMRMESLSYQLSGLQKKASAAEDRIRELEEAMAGERDKFRKMLDAKEQEMTEVRNAMQQQLAEYQELLDIKLALDMEISAYRKLLEGEEERLKLSPSPSSRVTISQATSSSSSSGVGMSVGRGRGKRRRLETEDTQGSRSSASGSGIGVGSGSLLAQQAAVTGVVSIDEVDLEGRFVRLKNSSDKDQSLGNWRIKRQVLEGEDITYKFTPKYVLRAGQTVTVWAAGSGVTHSPPSTLVWKSQSSWGSGESFRTVLVNADGEEVAVQAVKQASVPVSENGEEEEEEEAEFGEEDLFHQQGDPRTTSRGCRLM, from the exons ATGAGCGCGCCGCACCGGGGCAGCCGAGGGTATCCGCGCGCCGCCGCCTCTGCCATGGCGTCCCTGCCGCCCCGCGCAGGGCCCGCCACGCCGCTTTCGCCCGCGCGCCTGTCTCGgctgcaggagaaggaggagctgcGCGAGCTCAACGACCGCCTGGCGCACTACATTGACCGCGTCCGCTCTCTCGAGCTGGAGAACGATCGGCTGCTGCTACGGATCTCCGAGAAGGAGGAGGTGACCACGCGCGAG GTGAGTGGCATCAAGGCCCTGTATGAGTCGGAGCTGGCTGACGCCAGGCGTGTGCTGGATGAGACAGCCCGGGAGCGTGCGCGGCTGCAGATTGAGATAGGGAAGCTGCAGGCTGAACTGGACGAGGCCAGGAAGAG TGCCAAGAAGCGGGAAGGTGAACTCACGGTGGCCCAGGGCCGCGTGAAGGACCTGGAGTCCCTGTTCCACCGGAGCGAGGCAGAGCTGGCCTCAGCCCTCAGTGACAAACATGGGCTGGAGACCGATGTAGCTGAGCTCCGAGCACAGCTGGCGAAG GCAGAGGATGGTCACGCCGTGGCCAAGAAGCAGCTGGAGAAGGAGACGCTGATGCGTGTGGACCTGGAGAACCGCTGCCAAAGCCTGCAGGAGGAGCTGGGCTTCAGCAAGAGCGTGTTCGAGGAG GAGGTGCGGGAGACCCGGCGGAGGCATGAGAGGCGCTTGGTGGAGGTGGACAGCAGCCGGCAGCAGGAGTACGACTTCAAGATGGCGCAGGCCCTGGAGGAGCTGCGCAGCCAGCATGATGAGCAAGTGCGGTTGTATCGGCTAGAGCTGGAGCAGACCTACCAGGCCAAG CTGGACAATGCCAAGCTGAGCTCGGACCAGAATGACAAGGCGGCCAGTGCCGCCCGTGAGGAGCTCAAGGAAGCCCGCATGCGCATGGAATCCCTCAGCTACCAGCTCTCAGGCCTCCAAAAGAAG GCCAGCGCTGCAGAGGACAGGATCCGCGAGCTGGAGGAGGCCATGGCTGGGGAGCGCGACAAGTTCCGCAAGATGCTGGATGCCAAGGAGCAGGAGATGACAGAGGTGCGCAACGCCATGCAGCAGCAGCTGGCTGAGTACCAGGAGCTGCTGGACATCAAGCTGGCCCTGGACATGGAGATCAGCGCCTACCGCAAACTACTGGAGGGCGAGGAGGAGAG ACTGAAGCTGTCCCCTAGCCCGTCTTCCCGGGTCACCATCTCTCAGGCCACctcaagcagcagcagcagcggggTTGGCATGTCCGTGGGGCGGGGCCGGGGCAAGCGCCGACGACTGGAAACTGAGGACACCCAGGGTTCACGCAGCAGTGCCTCAGGCTCAGGCATAGGCGTGGGCAGTGGCTCCCTCCTGGCACAGCAGGCCGCAGTCACAGGTGTTGTGAGCATTGACGAGGTGGACCTGGAGGGCAGGTTCGTGCGACTCAAGAACTCCTCGGACAAA GACCAGTCTTTAGGGAACTGGAGGATCAAGAGACAGGTCCTGGAGGGTGAGGACATCACCTACAAGTTCACACCCAAGTACGTCTTGCGGGCCGGCCAGACAGTCACG GTGTGGGCAGCTGGCTCAGGGGTCACCCACAGTCCCCCATCAACCCTTGTGTGGAAAAGCCAGAGCAGCTGGGGCTCTGGGGAGAGCTTCCGCACTGTGCTGGTCAACGCAGATGGAGAG GAGGTGGCTGTGCAGGCCGTGAAGCAGGCATCTGTTCCGGTGAGCGAGaacggggaggaggaggaggaagaggaggcggaATTCGGTGAGGAGGACCTTTTCCACCAGCAG GGGGACCCGAGGACTACCTCAAGGGGTTGCCGGCTGATGTGA
- the Lmnb2 gene encoding lamin-B2 isoform X2, with the protein MRGAGEGPPRVFTDQGPVTGPRRQTQPADGPKRNCLMAARPLKKTVEGCGRELSPRPLRGCVRQSLRGLARTPGKTLSEGALGAPRTWKRHLQVPARRQMRGEVRETRRRHERRLVEVDSSRQQEYDFKMAQALEELRSQHDEQVRLYRLELEQTYQAKLDNAKLSSDQNDKAASAAREELKEARMRMESLSYQLSGLQKKASAAEDRIRELEEAMAGERDKFRKMLDAKEQEMTEVRNAMQQQLAEYQELLDIKLALDMEISAYRKLLEGEEERLKLSPSPSSRVTISQATSSSSSSGVGMSVGRGRGKRRRLETEDTQGSRSSASGSGIGVGSGSLLAQQAAVTGVVSIDEVDLEGRFVRLKNSSDKDQSLGNWRIKRQVLEGEDITYKFTPKYVLRAGQTVTVWAAGSGVTHSPPSTLVWKSQSSWGSGESFRTVLVNADGEEVAVQAVKQASVPVSENGEEEEEEEAEFGEEDLFHQQGDPRTTSRGCRLM; encoded by the exons atgaggggagctggagagggacCTCCGAGGGTGTTCACAGACCAAGGCCCTGTGACAGGACCCAGGAGGCAGACCCAGCCTGCAGATGGCCCTAAGAGGAACTGCCTGATGGCAGCCAGACCTCTGAAGAAGACTGTGGAGGGTTGTGGGAGGGAGCTCAGCCCAAGACCACTGAGGGGGTGTGTGAGGCAGAGCCTGAGGGGGCTTGCGAGGACCCCTGGGAAGACACTCTCAGAAGGAGCCCTAGGGgctcccaggacttggaagagaCACCTCCAGGTCCCTGCGAGAAGGCAGATGAGGGGT GAGGTGCGGGAGACCCGGCGGAGGCATGAGAGGCGCTTGGTGGAGGTGGACAGCAGCCGGCAGCAGGAGTACGACTTCAAGATGGCGCAGGCCCTGGAGGAGCTGCGCAGCCAGCATGATGAGCAAGTGCGGTTGTATCGGCTAGAGCTGGAGCAGACCTACCAGGCCAAG CTGGACAATGCCAAGCTGAGCTCGGACCAGAATGACAAGGCGGCCAGTGCCGCCCGTGAGGAGCTCAAGGAAGCCCGCATGCGCATGGAATCCCTCAGCTACCAGCTCTCAGGCCTCCAAAAGAAG GCCAGCGCTGCAGAGGACAGGATCCGCGAGCTGGAGGAGGCCATGGCTGGGGAGCGCGACAAGTTCCGCAAGATGCTGGATGCCAAGGAGCAGGAGATGACAGAGGTGCGCAACGCCATGCAGCAGCAGCTGGCTGAGTACCAGGAGCTGCTGGACATCAAGCTGGCCCTGGACATGGAGATCAGCGCCTACCGCAAACTACTGGAGGGCGAGGAGGAGAG ACTGAAGCTGTCCCCTAGCCCGTCTTCCCGGGTCACCATCTCTCAGGCCACctcaagcagcagcagcagcggggTTGGCATGTCCGTGGGGCGGGGCCGGGGCAAGCGCCGACGACTGGAAACTGAGGACACCCAGGGTTCACGCAGCAGTGCCTCAGGCTCAGGCATAGGCGTGGGCAGTGGCTCCCTCCTGGCACAGCAGGCCGCAGTCACAGGTGTTGTGAGCATTGACGAGGTGGACCTGGAGGGCAGGTTCGTGCGACTCAAGAACTCCTCGGACAAA GACCAGTCTTTAGGGAACTGGAGGATCAAGAGACAGGTCCTGGAGGGTGAGGACATCACCTACAAGTTCACACCCAAGTACGTCTTGCGGGCCGGCCAGACAGTCACG GTGTGGGCAGCTGGCTCAGGGGTCACCCACAGTCCCCCATCAACCCTTGTGTGGAAAAGCCAGAGCAGCTGGGGCTCTGGGGAGAGCTTCCGCACTGTGCTGGTCAACGCAGATGGAGAG GAGGTGGCTGTGCAGGCCGTGAAGCAGGCATCTGTTCCGGTGAGCGAGaacggggaggaggaggaggaagaggaggcggaATTCGGTGAGGAGGACCTTTTCCACCAGCAG GGGGACCCGAGGACTACCTCAAGGGGTTGCCGGCTGATGTGA
- the Timm13 gene encoding mitochondrial import inner membrane translocase subunit Tim13 has product MESGFGSDFGGSGSGKLDPGVIMEQVKVQIAVANAQELLQRMTDKCFRKCIGKPGGSLDNSEQKCIAMCMDRYMDAWNTVSRAYNSRLQRERANM; this is encoded by the exons ATGGAGAGCGGCTTCGGTTCGGACTTCGGCGGCTCGGGCAGCGGGAAGCTGGACCCAGGGGTCATCATGGAGCAGGTGAAAGTGCAGATCGCCGTGGCCAACGCGCAGGAACTGCTGCAG AGGATGACGGACAAATGTTTCCGGAAGTGCATCGGGAAGCCCGGGGGTTCCTTGGATAACTCGGAGCAG AAATGCATCGCCATGTGCATGGACCGCTACATGGACGCCTGGAACACCGTGTCCCGCGCCTACAACTCTAGACTGCAGCGGGAACGAGCCAACATGTGA